The Rhodocytophaga rosea genome has a segment encoding these proteins:
- a CDS encoding group II truncated hemoglobin — MTNNDSTKPTPPSLYEWAGGMEAFQRLTSIFYAKVKEDELLSEVFRHMSPDHPEHVAFFVAEVFGGPKRYSELAGNSAHAEMVSHHISRRLTQTQRQRWIALLLESADEINLPDDPEFRSAFVAYLEWGTRLAVLNSQSDINPITTEPMPKWGWGEVGGPYQAPSE; from the coding sequence ATGACTAATAACGATTCTACAAAACCAACGCCACCCAGTTTATATGAATGGGCAGGTGGCATGGAAGCTTTTCAGCGGTTGACTAGTATTTTTTACGCAAAAGTAAAGGAAGACGAACTGTTATCAGAGGTATTCCGGCATATGTCGCCCGATCATCCGGAGCATGTGGCTTTTTTTGTTGCAGAGGTTTTTGGCGGACCCAAGCGCTATAGCGAACTGGCTGGCAACAGTGCCCATGCAGAAATGGTAAGCCATCATATCAGCCGCCGCCTCACGCAAACGCAGCGCCAAAGATGGATAGCTTTACTCTTAGAAAGTGCGGATGAGATTAACCTGCCCGATGACCCTGAATTCCGTTCTGCTTTTGTAGCATATCTGGAATGGGGCACCAGGCTGGCCGTACTCAATTCTCAATCCGATATTAATCCTATTACCACTGAGCCTATGCCCAAATGGGGATGGGGTGAAGTAGGCGGTCCTTATCAGGCACCATCGGAATAA